A window of the Bradyrhizobium diazoefficiens genome harbors these coding sequences:
- a CDS encoding ABC transporter substrate-binding protein: protein MKMFRLAATAAAFLLSLGAAHAQTTLRIGLAEDPDILDPSMARTYVGRIVFAAFCDKLFDIDEKLNIVPQLALSSETADDGKGLVIKLRPGVKFHDGEPFDAEAAKFSLERHLTLPGSFRKPELASVDHIDVVDPLTIKLVLKSPFSPLLAQLTDRAGMMMSPKAAKAAGDKFGLHPVCAGPYKFVERVQQDRIVFEKFADYWNKDHVFIDRIVFQPIVDATVRLANLKSGALDLIERVLATDLKEVRADSRLKVATAIELGYQGITLNIGKDKAKGPLSQSAKVRQALDLAIDREAINQVVFNGEFQVGNQWVNPDHPYYQKSLPVRPRNVEKAKALLKEAGVTPPVSVDFLVPKGAETETPAQVIQSMAAEAGFDMKIRVTEFATGLKQAEAGDYQAFMLAWSGRVDPDGNTFIFLHSGAPQNYGDWNDAQADKALEDARLVTGLAKRKASYEDLAKLVQDEEPLLYLYHRRIIIAHTTKLEGYRQMPDGLVRVVGLKLK, encoded by the coding sequence ATGAAGATGTTTCGCCTCGCCGCAACCGCGGCTGCGTTCCTGCTGTCGCTTGGGGCCGCCCACGCGCAGACCACGCTGCGTATCGGCCTTGCCGAGGACCCCGATATTCTTGATCCCTCGATGGCGCGCACCTATGTCGGCCGCATCGTGTTCGCCGCATTCTGCGACAAGCTGTTCGACATCGACGAGAAGCTCAACATCGTGCCCCAGCTCGCGCTGTCGAGCGAGACCGCCGATGACGGCAAGGGCCTCGTCATCAAGCTCAGGCCCGGCGTGAAATTCCACGACGGCGAGCCTTTCGACGCGGAGGCCGCCAAATTCTCGCTGGAGCGCCATTTGACTCTCCCCGGCTCGTTCCGCAAGCCGGAGCTCGCCTCGGTAGACCACATCGATGTCGTCGATCCCCTCACCATCAAGCTGGTGCTGAAATCGCCGTTCTCGCCGTTGCTCGCCCAGCTCACAGATCGCGCCGGCATGATGATGTCGCCGAAAGCGGCGAAGGCAGCCGGCGACAAGTTCGGCCTGCACCCGGTCTGCGCCGGCCCTTATAAATTCGTCGAGCGCGTGCAGCAGGACCGCATCGTGTTCGAGAAGTTCGCGGACTACTGGAACAAGGACCACGTTTTCATCGACCGCATCGTGTTCCAGCCCATCGTCGATGCCACCGTGCGGCTGGCGAACCTGAAATCCGGCGCCCTCGATCTGATCGAGCGCGTGCTCGCCACCGATCTCAAGGAGGTGCGCGCCGATTCACGGCTGAAGGTCGCCACCGCCATCGAGCTCGGCTATCAGGGGATCACGCTCAATATCGGCAAGGATAAGGCCAAGGGACCGCTGAGCCAATCCGCCAAGGTGCGGCAGGCTCTCGACCTTGCCATCGACCGCGAGGCGATCAACCAGGTCGTGTTTAACGGCGAGTTTCAGGTCGGCAATCAATGGGTCAATCCTGATCATCCCTACTACCAAAAGAGCTTGCCGGTCCGTCCCCGCAATGTGGAGAAGGCCAAGGCGCTGCTGAAGGAAGCCGGCGTGACGCCGCCAGTCAGCGTCGACTTCCTGGTGCCGAAGGGCGCGGAGACGGAGACACCGGCGCAGGTGATCCAGTCGATGGCTGCAGAAGCTGGTTTCGACATGAAGATCCGCGTCACCGAATTCGCAACCGGGCTCAAGCAGGCCGAGGCCGGCGATTACCAGGCCTTCATGCTCGCCTGGAGCGGCCGCGTCGATCCTGACGGCAACACCTTCATCTTCCTGCACAGCGGCGCTCCTCAGAACTACGGCGACTGGAACGATGCGCAGGCCGACAAGGCGCTGGAAGACGCGCGGCTCGTGACCGGCCTCGCCAAGCGCAAGGCCAGCTACGAAGATTTGGCCAAGCTGGTCCAGGATGAGGAGCCGCTGCTCTATCTCTATCATCGCCGCATCATCATTGCGCATACCACCAAGCTCGAGGGCTACAGGCAGATGCCCGACGGCCTCGTGCGCGTCGTCGGCCTCAAGCTGAAGTGA
- a CDS encoding ABC transporter permease: protein MLAFTLRRAIQAIGVMIAVGIISFSMFRFAGDPVNQMVGMDTSGAERAAIRKSLGLDDPVIVQFGRYVGNAAQFKFGVSYQFRLPVTNLLIERMPATLELAICATIFAMVSGILMGVYSALRRDSWLSHIFQAVSLIGISLPTFLIGILMIYLFSVTLGWLPSFGRGDVVHIGWWTTGLLTLSGLKALIMPSITLGLFQMTLIMRLVRAEMLEVLRTDYIRFARARGLTTRAIHFGHALRNTLIPVITVAGLQFGSVIAFAIITETVFQWPGMGLLFVQAVQNVDIPIMAAYLMMVSLIFVTINLVVDILYTIVDPRLRSTVSRAH from the coding sequence ATGCTCGCTTTCACACTGCGCCGAGCCATCCAGGCCATCGGTGTCATGATCGCCGTCGGGATCATTTCGTTCTCGATGTTCCGCTTCGCCGGCGATCCCGTGAACCAGATGGTCGGGATGGACACCTCGGGCGCCGAGCGCGCCGCGATCCGCAAATCGCTCGGCCTCGACGATCCCGTGATCGTGCAATTCGGCCGTTATGTCGGCAACGCCGCGCAATTCAAATTCGGCGTGTCATACCAGTTCCGCCTGCCGGTCACCAATCTGCTGATCGAGCGGATGCCGGCAACGCTTGAGCTCGCGATCTGCGCCACCATCTTCGCCATGGTCAGCGGCATCCTGATGGGGGTCTATTCGGCGCTGCGCCGTGATAGCTGGCTCTCGCACATATTTCAGGCCGTCTCGCTGATCGGCATCTCGCTGCCGACCTTCCTGATCGGCATTCTCATGATCTACCTGTTCTCCGTGACGCTCGGTTGGCTACCCTCGTTCGGGCGGGGCGATGTCGTGCATATCGGCTGGTGGACGACGGGGCTCCTGACGCTGTCAGGCTTGAAGGCGCTGATCATGCCATCAATCACCCTCGGCCTGTTCCAGATGACGCTGATCATGCGGCTGGTCCGCGCGGAGATGCTGGAAGTGCTGCGCACCGACTACATCCGCTTCGCCCGCGCGCGCGGGCTGACCACGCGGGCGATCCATTTCGGCCATGCGCTGCGCAACACACTGATTCCCGTAATCACCGTGGCGGGCTTGCAATTTGGCTCGGTCATAGCTTTCGCAATCATCACCGAGACGGTGTTCCAGTGGCCGGGCATGGGGCTCCTGTTCGTGCAGGCGGTTCAGAACGTCGATATCCCGATCATGGCGGCCTATCTGATGATGGTGTCCCTGATCTTCGTCACCATCAATCTCGTGGTTGATATCCTCTACACCATCGTCGATCCGCGGCTGCGCTCGACGGTCAGCCGGGCGCACTGA
- a CDS encoding ABC transporter ATP-binding protein produces MTEPVLSVRNLQVEFASRRGTLRAIDGVSFDIAKGEVLGVVGESGAGKSVTGLSVIGLIDPPGRIAGGEIHLAGLRIDNLPPEEMRRIRGKRIGMIFQDPLTSLNPLYKVGDQIVETIRTHLNLSEQAARRRAIDLLAEVGIPAPEKRIDGYPHEFSGGMRQRVVIALAICAEPELIIADEPTTALDVSVQAQIISLIKRLGRDHGTAVMLVTHDMGVIAETSDRVAVMYAGRVAEIGPVQDVVRNPLHPYAKGLMGAIPTLAGDDKRLVQIPGSMPRLSAIPRGCSFNPRCAFAFDRCRVERPEPLPRGTQSVACHLYDSVPAETAA; encoded by the coding sequence ATGACCGAACCCGTTCTCTCCGTCCGCAATCTCCAGGTCGAATTCGCCTCCCGCCGCGGCACGCTGCGCGCGATCGACGGCGTCTCCTTCGACATCGCCAAGGGCGAGGTGCTCGGCGTGGTCGGCGAATCCGGGGCCGGCAAATCCGTCACCGGCCTTTCGGTGATCGGCCTGATCGATCCGCCCGGCCGCATCGCCGGTGGCGAGATCCATCTCGCAGGCCTGCGCATCGACAACCTGCCGCCTGAGGAAATGCGCCGTATCAGGGGAAAGCGCATCGGCATGATCTTCCAGGATCCGCTCACGTCCCTCAATCCGCTGTACAAGGTCGGCGACCAGATCGTGGAAACGATCCGGACCCACCTCAATCTCTCCGAACAGGCGGCCCGCCGCCGTGCCATCGACCTGCTCGCCGAGGTAGGCATTCCCGCGCCGGAGAAACGCATCGACGGCTATCCTCATGAATTCTCCGGCGGCATGCGACAGCGCGTGGTGATTGCACTTGCGATCTGCGCCGAGCCGGAGTTGATCATCGCGGACGAGCCGACCACCGCCCTCGACGTCTCCGTGCAGGCGCAGATCATCTCGCTGATCAAGCGTCTCGGCCGAGACCACGGTACCGCCGTGATGCTGGTGACGCACGACATGGGCGTGATCGCCGAGACTTCTGATCGCGTCGCGGTGATGTATGCCGGCCGCGTCGCCGAGATCGGCCCGGTGCAGGACGTCGTCAGGAACCCGCTGCACCCCTATGCCAAGGGTTTGATGGGCGCGATCCCGACGCTTGCCGGCGACGACAAGCGTCTGGTGCAGATCCCCGGCTCGATGCCGCGCCTGTCGGCGATCCCGCGCGGCTGCTCGTTCAACCCGCGCTGCGCGTTCGCGTTCGATCGCTGCCGGGTAGAGCGACCAGAGCCGCTGCCGCGTGGCACACAATCGGTTGCCTGCCATCTCTATGACAGCGTACCGGCGGAGACCGCGGCATGA
- a CDS encoding ABC transporter ATP-binding protein — protein MALLEVNGLVKHFAAQRSLFGRALAHVKAVDGVSFSLEAGKTLALVGESGCGKSTVSRLVLRLIEPDAGTVRFDGRDLLSLDANALREFRREAQIIFQDPYASLNPRMTVGQILTEPLALHDLVPSAQRRERVAELLRLVGLEPRLARRYPHEFSGGQRQRIAIARALAVEPKLIICDEPVSALDVSIRSQILNLLRELQDRLGLAYIFVSHDLAVVKHIADRVAVMNLGGIVEEADADALFADPRHPYSRALLSAIPLPQPRARRAKVILQGEIPSALNPPAGCRFHTRCPFVIDRCRTEAPALVADEAGHATACHRVGELPPADGILPTAGGFTPELAKLVAAFSRKTEGASPAGVGIQSARPATT, from the coding sequence ATGGCGCTGCTCGAAGTCAACGGCCTGGTCAAGCATTTCGCCGCCCAGCGCTCGCTGTTCGGTCGCGCCCTGGCGCATGTCAAAGCCGTCGATGGCGTGTCATTTTCACTTGAAGCCGGCAAGACCCTCGCCTTGGTCGGCGAGTCCGGTTGCGGCAAATCCACCGTCAGCCGTCTGGTGCTGCGACTGATCGAACCAGATGCGGGCACGGTACGCTTCGACGGCCGCGATCTGCTCTCCCTCGATGCGAATGCGCTTCGCGAATTCCGCCGCGAGGCGCAGATCATCTTTCAGGACCCCTACGCCTCGCTCAATCCGCGCATGACGGTCGGCCAGATCCTGACCGAACCGCTGGCGCTGCACGATCTCGTGCCGTCAGCGCAGCGGCGCGAGCGTGTCGCGGAGCTGTTGCGGCTGGTCGGGCTCGAGCCGCGGCTGGCCCGGCGCTATCCGCACGAGTTCTCCGGCGGCCAGCGCCAGCGCATCGCCATAGCCCGCGCGCTTGCGGTCGAGCCGAAGCTGATCATCTGCGACGAGCCAGTCTCGGCGCTCGACGTCTCGATCCGCTCGCAGATATTGAATCTGTTGCGCGAACTCCAGGACCGGCTTGGTCTGGCTTATATCTTCGTTTCGCATGATCTCGCGGTGGTCAAGCACATTGCCGACCGCGTCGCGGTGATGAATCTCGGCGGCATCGTCGAAGAAGCCGATGCGGATGCGCTGTTCGCCGACCCACGCCATCCGTACAGCCGCGCCCTATTGTCCGCGATCCCGCTGCCGCAACCTCGCGCCAGGCGGGCGAAGGTCATCCTGCAAGGCGAGATCCCGAGCGCGCTCAATCCGCCAGCCGGCTGTCGCTTCCATACCCGCTGCCCCTTCGTGATCGACCGCTGCCGCACCGAGGCGCCCGCGTTGGTGGCAGACGAGGCAGGCCACGCCACCGCCTGCCATCGCGTCGGCGAGCTGCCTCCGGCCGACGGCATCCTGCCCACAGCGGGCGGATTCACGCCGGAACTGGCAAAATTAGTCGCAGCCTTCAGCCGAAAGACGGAAGGCGCAAGCCCGGCCGGGGTTGGTATACAGAGTGCAAGGCCTGCAACGACGTAG
- a CDS encoding ABC transporter permease, with product MSEAVVPHSTEKRAAAAPGWFRRALDSDLFYSFRRSKITMIAAVVTLLFFLFAIFASVLSVQNPFDPAQLQLMNSRISPLWTADGQSPFLLGTDEQGRDVLSAILYGLRISLLVGVLGVVLSGAIGILLGLTAGYFGGAIDGLIMRIADVQLSFPAILIALLINGIAKSVFGNKLDEMSMLAVLVFAIGLSFWVQYARTVRGSVLVEKNKDYVAAAQLIGLPAPVIMLRHVLPNTTGPILVIATINLALAIITEATLSFLGSGMPETMPSLGTLIRIGNGYLFAGEWWIVAFPGIALAALILSINLLGDWLRDALNPKLR from the coding sequence ATGAGCGAGGCCGTCGTTCCACACAGCACCGAGAAGCGCGCCGCCGCCGCACCCGGCTGGTTCAGGCGCGCGCTCGACAGCGACCTGTTCTATTCGTTCCGCCGCTCCAAGATCACCATGATCGCCGCCGTAGTGACGCTGCTGTTCTTCCTGTTCGCGATCTTTGCCTCGGTGCTGTCGGTGCAAAATCCGTTCGACCCGGCGCAGCTCCAGCTGATGAATTCGCGCATCTCGCCGCTCTGGACCGCCGACGGCCAGAGCCCGTTCCTGCTCGGCACCGACGAGCAGGGCCGCGACGTGCTGTCAGCGATCCTCTACGGCCTGCGCATCTCGCTTCTCGTCGGCGTACTCGGCGTGGTTTTATCCGGCGCGATCGGCATCCTGCTCGGGCTGACGGCCGGTTATTTCGGCGGCGCCATCGACGGGCTGATCATGCGCATCGCCGACGTGCAACTTTCTTTTCCGGCCATCCTGATCGCGCTCTTGATCAACGGCATCGCCAAATCGGTCTTTGGCAACAAGCTCGACGAGATGAGCATGTTGGCGGTGCTGGTCTTCGCGATCGGGCTGAGTTTTTGGGTGCAGTACGCGCGCACGGTGCGTGGCTCGGTGCTGGTCGAAAAGAACAAGGATTATGTCGCAGCCGCGCAATTGATCGGCCTGCCTGCCCCCGTGATCATGCTGCGCCACGTGCTGCCGAACACCACAGGGCCGATCCTCGTGATCGCCACCATCAACCTCGCGCTCGCCATCATCACCGAGGCAACGCTGTCGTTCCTCGGCTCGGGCATGCCCGAGACCATGCCGTCGCTCGGCACGCTGATCCGCATCGGCAACGGCTATCTGTTCGCAGGCGAATGGTGGATCGTCGCATTCCCCGGAATCGCACTCGCTGCCCTGATCCTGTCGATCAACCTGCTCGGCGACTGGCTGCGCGACGCGCTCAACCCGAAACTCCGATGA
- a CDS encoding DUF1028 domain-containing protein produces MTWSIIARDPATGQFGIAVATRFFAVGAHVPYIAAGLGAIATQAFVNPYYGIDGVKLLREGLNAHDVLAALLATDDGRESRQIHIMDASGAIAAHTGRDCVDWCGHIAGSGFSIAGNMLAGADVLAETAKTYIANDSLPFPRRLLAAMRAGEAAGGDKRGKQSAALLIHGEEEWPALDIRADDHPDPLGELERLERVSHELWVHFRGSMPTRRNPAGNTDRSVIDASIAAARARQA; encoded by the coding sequence ATGACCTGGTCGATTATCGCGCGAGACCCTGCCACCGGCCAGTTCGGCATTGCGGTTGCGACCCGCTTCTTCGCCGTCGGCGCACATGTGCCCTACATCGCGGCGGGCCTCGGGGCCATTGCAACGCAAGCTTTCGTCAATCCCTATTACGGCATCGACGGCGTCAAGCTGTTACGCGAAGGCCTGAACGCGCATGACGTACTCGCCGCGCTGCTCGCGACCGACGACGGCCGCGAGAGCCGGCAGATCCACATCATGGACGCGAGTGGCGCGATTGCCGCGCATACCGGGCGCGATTGCGTCGACTGGTGCGGGCACATCGCCGGCAGCGGCTTCTCGATCGCAGGCAACATGCTCGCCGGCGCCGACGTCCTCGCCGAGACGGCAAAAACCTACATCGCCAATGACAGCCTGCCCTTCCCGCGCCGGCTGCTTGCAGCCATGCGCGCAGGCGAAGCCGCCGGCGGCGACAAGCGCGGCAAGCAGTCCGCGGCACTGCTGATCCACGGCGAGGAGGAATGGCCGGCGCTGGACATTCGTGCCGACGACCACCCTGATCCGCTCGGTGAACTCGAGCGGCTCGAGCGGGTCAGCCACGAACTCTGGGTCCACTTCCGCGGCTCTATGCCGACCCGGCGGAACCCGGCCGGCAACACCGATCGCAGCGTCATCGATGCCAGCATCGCCGCGGCACGAGCAAGACAGGCATGA
- a CDS encoding gamma-glutamyltransferase family protein, with protein sequence MASNVNPDPFTTRPEIEGTFGVVATTHWIATAVGMAVLEKGGNAFDAGVATAFTLQVVEPHLNGPGGDVPVIVHDVKRGRTEVICGQGPAPARATIAHYKSEGLDMVPGTGLLAACVPGTFESWMMLLRDYGTMRVRDVLEPAISYARDGYPLVERACATIQTVEQLFRKHWPTSAAVYLPNGEVPKPGTLFTNKTLAATYTRILNEAESGAGGRDAEIERARKAWSRGFVAEAIDKFCRTQEVMDVSGSPHRGVLSADDMARWQPTIEAPLTYDYGRYTVCKAGVWSQGPVTLQQLALLKGFALDGLDPTGPEFIHLQIECAKLAFADREKFYGDPKFSEVPIATLLSDAYNDERRKLVTEKASLDLRPGAVEGFGGVVKLRRAEGQREAVGALGAGEPTVGRFGEVRGDTVHFDIIDKAGNMVSSTPSGGWLQSSPVIPELGFCLGSRAQMFELEENQPSSLAPGKRPRTTLSPTMALRDGEPYLAWGSPGGDQQDQWITQFFLRHVHCNLNLQEAIDAPAWHSEHFPISFWPRTARPGVLVVENRVPKATIENLRERGHIVEVGPDWSEGRLTAASRVGARRRAAANPRGMQGYAAGR encoded by the coding sequence ATGGCCAGCAATGTCAATCCCGATCCCTTCACGACGCGCCCAGAGATCGAAGGCACGTTCGGTGTCGTCGCCACCACGCACTGGATCGCAACCGCCGTCGGCATGGCTGTTCTGGAAAAGGGCGGCAATGCCTTCGACGCCGGTGTCGCCACGGCCTTCACGCTTCAAGTGGTCGAGCCGCATCTGAACGGCCCCGGCGGCGACGTGCCTGTTATCGTCCATGACGTGAAGCGCGGCCGCACCGAGGTGATCTGCGGCCAGGGCCCGGCACCGGCGCGCGCCACCATCGCGCATTACAAGAGCGAGGGCCTCGACATGGTGCCCGGCACCGGCCTGCTAGCGGCCTGTGTCCCCGGCACCTTCGAATCCTGGATGATGCTGCTCCGCGATTACGGCACGATGCGAGTGCGCGACGTGCTGGAACCCGCGATCTCCTATGCCCGCGACGGCTACCCGCTGGTCGAGCGCGCCTGCGCCACGATCCAGACTGTCGAGCAATTGTTCCGCAAGCACTGGCCGACCTCGGCCGCGGTCTACCTGCCGAACGGCGAAGTGCCGAAGCCGGGTACGCTCTTCACTAACAAGACGCTGGCCGCGACCTACACCCGGATTCTGAACGAAGCCGAGAGCGGCGCTGGTGGCCGCGACGCCGAGATCGAGCGGGCGCGAAAGGCCTGGTCGCGAGGTTTCGTCGCGGAAGCGATCGACAAGTTCTGCCGGACGCAGGAGGTGATGGACGTCAGCGGCTCGCCACATCGCGGCGTGCTCTCCGCCGACGACATGGCACGCTGGCAGCCGACGATCGAGGCGCCGCTCACCTACGATTATGGCCGCTACACCGTCTGCAAGGCCGGCGTCTGGAGCCAGGGCCCGGTGACCCTCCAGCAGCTCGCGCTGTTGAAGGGGTTTGCGCTGGACGGGCTCGATCCGACCGGGCCGGAGTTCATCCATCTCCAGATCGAATGCGCCAAACTAGCCTTCGCGGACCGCGAAAAATTCTACGGCGATCCCAAGTTCAGCGAGGTCCCGATCGCGACGCTGCTATCGGACGCCTACAACGACGAACGTCGTAAGCTGGTTACCGAGAAGGCTTCGCTCGATCTCCGGCCCGGTGCGGTCGAGGGTTTTGGCGGCGTGGTCAAGCTGCGCCGCGCTGAAGGGCAACGCGAGGCCGTTGGCGCGCTTGGAGCCGGCGAACCGACCGTGGGGCGCTTCGGCGAGGTGCGCGGCGACACCGTGCATTTCGACATCATCGACAAAGCCGGCAACATGGTGTCCTCGACGCCGTCGGGGGGCTGGCTGCAATCCTCGCCTGTCATTCCCGAGCTGGGTTTCTGCCTCGGCAGCCGCGCACAAATGTTCGAGTTGGAGGAGAACCAACCGAGCTCGCTCGCGCCGGGCAAGCGGCCCCGCACGACACTGTCGCCGACCATGGCGCTGCGCGACGGTGAGCCGTATCTCGCCTGGGGCTCGCCGGGCGGCGACCAGCAGGATCAATGGATCACGCAGTTCTTCCTGCGCCACGTCCATTGCAACCTCAATCTCCAGGAGGCGATCGACGCACCGGCCTGGCACTCCGAGCATTTCCCGATCTCGTTCTGGCCGCGCACGGCGCGCCCCGGCGTGCTCGTGGTCGAAAACCGGGTGCCCAAGGCGACGATCGAGAACCTTCGCGAGCGCGGGCACATCGTCGAGGTCGGCCCCGACTGGTCCGAGGGCCGTCTCACTGCAGCCTCGCGCGTCGGTGCGCGCCGGCGCGCCGCCGCCAATCCGCGCGGCATGCAGGGCTACGCCGCAGGACGCTGA
- a CDS encoding ABC transporter ATP-binding protein, whose amino-acid sequence MSASPLIEIRDLRIRFHGDDGRVTHAVDSVDLSVANGATLGLVGESGCGKSVTSLAIMGLLPKQTTEISGAIRFDGFDLLKTPDRTLRDLRGNRLAMIFQEPMTSLNPSFTIGDQIIETILRHRGGSRRSARDRAIELLRRVHIPSPERRIDEYPHKLSGGMRQRVMIAMALACDPQLLIADEPTTALDVTLQAQILELMRELKAASGAAIILITHDLGVVAEVCDEVAVMYAGEIVERAPVDELFSAPQHPYTVGLLGSIPRLDHRAEQLATIEGMVPNMAQPPAGCRFAARCPFVLDACTKAPPPLVEVGPAHLSRCIRAPLERLVS is encoded by the coding sequence ATGAGCGCAAGCCCTCTCATCGAGATCAGGGACCTGCGCATTCGCTTTCACGGCGACGACGGCCGTGTCACTCATGCGGTCGACAGCGTCGATCTCAGCGTCGCCAATGGCGCAACGCTCGGCCTCGTCGGCGAATCCGGCTGCGGCAAGAGCGTGACCTCGCTGGCGATCATGGGCTTGCTGCCGAAGCAGACGACGGAGATATCGGGCGCAATCCGCTTCGATGGCTTCGACCTGCTGAAGACTCCGGACCGGACGCTGCGCGACCTGCGCGGCAACCGGCTCGCGATGATCTTTCAGGAGCCGATGACCTCGCTCAACCCGAGCTTCACGATCGGCGACCAGATCATCGAGACCATTTTGCGCCATCGCGGCGGTTCGCGCCGCAGCGCACGGGACCGCGCGATCGAGCTGCTGCGCCGCGTGCACATCCCTTCGCCCGAGCGCCGGATCGACGAATATCCGCACAAGCTCTCCGGCGGCATGCGCCAGCGCGTCATGATCGCGATGGCGCTCGCCTGCGATCCGCAGCTCTTGATCGCGGACGAGCCGACCACTGCGCTCGACGTCACCCTGCAGGCCCAGATCCTGGAGCTGATGCGCGAGCTGAAGGCCGCGAGTGGCGCCGCCATCATTCTGATCACTCACGATCTCGGCGTCGTCGCCGAAGTCTGCGACGAGGTTGCGGTGATGTATGCCGGCGAGATCGTCGAGCGCGCGCCGGTCGACGAACTGTTCTCTGCACCGCAGCACCCCTACACGGTCGGCCTGCTCGGCTCGATCCCGCGGCTCGACCATCGCGCCGAGCAGCTTGCAACGATCGAGGGCATGGTGCCGAATATGGCGCAGCCGCCCGCCGGCTGCCGCTTCGCCGCACGCTGTCCCTTCGTGCTGGACGCCTGCACCAAGGCGCCGCCGCCGCTGGTGGAAGTTGGCCCCGCCCACCTCTCGCGCTGCATCCGCGCGCCGCTCGAACGTCTGGTGTCGTGA
- a CDS encoding ABC transporter ATP-binding protein, with translation MSAPLVQATNLRRVFDVSKPWLNRVLEGGHLEYLKAVDHVTFDIKKGETFALVGESGSGKTTVARMVVGLLPPSSGDVLIDGVSMTDPRQGQARRKLRRRIQMIFQDPYASLNPQFRVDAIISEPIRAFDLIQGERDIQSRVGELLSLVGLHPDDRLKYPHEFSGGQRQRIAIARALASDAEFIVCDEPTSALDVSVQAQILNLMRDLQDKFGLTYMFISHNLAVVRHMASRVGVMYLGRIVEIAEGRELFARPRMPYTKMLLGAVPDLAMSGRQRIPVKGEIPNPINPPPGCAFNPRCPLAFDLCRKEAPELINGVACHAVNTAPVPA, from the coding sequence ATGAGCGCCCCCTTAGTCCAGGCCACAAATCTCCGTCGCGTCTTCGACGTCTCAAAACCCTGGCTCAACCGCGTACTCGAAGGCGGACATCTCGAATATCTCAAGGCTGTCGATCACGTCACCTTCGACATCAAGAAGGGCGAGACCTTTGCGCTGGTCGGTGAGTCCGGTTCAGGCAAGACTACAGTGGCGCGGATGGTGGTCGGCCTGTTGCCGCCGAGTTCCGGCGATGTCCTGATCGACGGCGTCTCGATGACCGATCCACGGCAAGGTCAGGCGCGCCGCAAGCTGCGCCGCCGCATCCAGATGATTTTTCAGGACCCGTATGCGAGCCTGAACCCGCAGTTCCGCGTCGACGCCATCATCTCCGAACCGATCCGCGCCTTCGACCTGATCCAGGGCGAGCGCGATATCCAGTCCCGCGTCGGCGAGTTGCTCAGTCTTGTCGGCCTGCATCCCGACGACCGCCTGAAATATCCGCATGAATTCTCCGGCGGCCAGCGCCAGCGCATCGCGATCGCCCGCGCGCTCGCCTCCGACGCCGAATTCATCGTCTGCGACGAGCCGACCTCGGCGCTCGACGTCTCCGTGCAGGCGCAGATCCTGAACCTGATGCGCGACCTCCAGGACAAGTTCGGCCTGACCTACATGTTCATCAGCCACAACCTCGCCGTGGTCCGGCACATGGCGAGCCGCGTCGGGGTGATGTATCTCGGCCGAATCGTCGAGATCGCGGAGGGTCGCGAGCTGTTCGCCCGTCCGCGCATGCCCTACACCAAGATGCTGCTGGGCGCCGTGCCTGATCTGGCAATGAGCGGCCGCCAGCGCATTCCGGTGAAAGGCGAGATCCCGAACCCGATCAATCCGCCGCCCGGCTGTGCCTTCAATCCGCGCTGCCCGCTGGCGTTCGATCTCTGCCGCAAGGAGGCTCCAGAACTGATCAATGGCGTCGCCTGCCACGCGGTTAACACCGCGCCGGTCCCGGCGTGA